From the Cytophagia bacterium CHB2 genome, the window CGTGATCGTATCAACGAAGACCCACAACGAATAGGCGCGGGCCAGCAGCGCCCCGTCGCGGACGCGGCGGACTTCGTTATGGCGCACAGCCGTGGCTCGCTTCACATCAGCTAGAAATGAAGTCACTTCCAGTTCATCATTCATCACCGCCGGCTCGCTATACTCGATGCGGTAGCGGCGGGCAACGATGGCCACGCCCTGGGCCATGATCCGGTCAAGCGGCCAGCCAAAGGCCGCGGCTGCGCCGACATTACATTCCTCGATGTAACTCAGATAGTTGGCGTTATTGACGTGCTGCGCCGGGTCCAGGTCGCGCCACTCGACGCGCCGATGCATGCGGTGGACGCCCGGCGGAGGCGGCGGCGCGACGGGAAACGGCTCCCGCCGTTCGCCGGGGGCGATGCCGGGATGCCGGAACGCGGCCACCATCTCCGGCGGGATCGTCGCCGGGCGCAACGTTTCGCTGTCCAGAAAGACCCACTCAGTCGTGGCCGTAGCCACCGCCTCATTGCCATCGGCCAGCCGCAACTCATACATCCGCCGCGAGCGCACGCGCCTAAAATCCGCCACCCACGTCTTGACGACGACCGTGTCACCGTAGGTCAGCGGTCGTAAGTAGGTGATGTCGGTCTCGCGAATGAGCCACTGCCGGCCCAGCGCGCGATAGCGCGCGATGTCGTAACCGACGGCGGCCGAGGCGTCGAAAGCCGCCTCCTGCATGTATCGCAGATAGTTGGCGTGGTTGACGTGACCATAGGGATCGCACTCGTAGTGGCGCACGCGAAAGACGCGCTCGATAAAGGGGATCATTTTCATCACTTAGGCGCGCCGCTGCGGCGTGGCCTGTCGCTCGCGCGCCACCTCGGCCAGGGTCTTCTCGTACGTACCGGCCAGTTCAACGAAGTAATCGTGGAACTCCCCCCAGCGCTCAGCGATGGTTTGTCGCTTGCGCTTGAACTCGGTCGTCTCCTCCTGTCGTCGCAGGAAGCGAATCGTCGATCGAATAAGGCCGCGCACGTGCGTTCCGGCGAAGCCGATGATCTCCTCGGCCAGATTGCGGACCGGGCTGGTTTCGGTGGTTTCCAGGACGCGCCGCAAGGCTTCCCCCGCGATGGCGGCTTGCTCCACCGCATCCAGGTGCCCGCGCAGGATCATGTAGTCGAGCAGAAAGGCGCGGTGCCAATAGTGGCTCAATTTGTCGGTTGCATCAACCACGGTGAACACATAGACCAGCGTGCGATACATGTTGCGAATGAGGTAAATGATTTGCTCGAACGGCCACAGCAGGCAACCGCGCAGCAAACCCTCGCCGCGCGTGCGGTTCACCTCACGAATGGCGGCTCGGGAGAGCGTTCGGCCGCGCCGTCGGGCGATATCGCCGGGCATGCGGCGGCGAAAATACCCCTCCAACCAGGAATCCACAAACGGGAATGGTAATAGGATGGCCAGCCCGGCAAACGTGGCGTCGGCATACACCAGCCAGTCGAAATCGGTCGCGATCTCGGGCGCGGTGTTTTTGTTCATTGGCAAAGGGTCTCCTTTTCAAACAGAGATCGAAGATTGCAAAAGCAGATTCGCTCCCTACTCTCTCTTCTCCAAATAATACTGGCTTTTGAGCATCATGATCTGAATTCTATCCACAAGAACATTGACTAAGATTGACATTGTGTTAAAAAATTAACGGAGGCATGCCATGCATAAAACGATCTACTTCGTTGTGTGCATAATCGTTTTAGGCTCAGGGGCGAATGCGCAATTGCGTAAGGCCTCGGATTATTTTCCCTTGCAGGTGGGTAATATTTGGGAATACAAACCCAACCCGGACTTCTATGATGATCGGCGTTTCGAGATAGTATCTGATAGTCTTGTGGATGACACATTGAGGGTATATCGAGTTATGGCAAAATCACTAGATAATCCCTCCGTACCGGTTGACTACGGCTACTATCATTATAACAAGGATTCAATGATTGTCTATCGCAACTTCGAATCGCCATTTG encodes:
- a CDS encoding YbgC/FadM family acyl-CoA thioesterase, with translation MMKMIPFIERVFRVRHYECDPYGHVNHANYLRYMQEAAFDASAAVGYDIARYRALGRQWLIRETDITYLRPLTYGDTVVVKTWVADFRRVRSRRMYELRLADGNEAVATATTEWVFLDSETLRPATIPPEMVAAFRHPGIAPGERREPFPVAPPPPPGVHRMHRRVEWRDLDPAQHVNNANYLSYIEECNVGAAAAFGWPLDRIMAQGVAIVARRYRIEYSEPAVMNDELEVTSFLADVKRATAVRHNEVRRVRDGALLARAYSLWVFVDTIT